The window gcggctgcggctgctggaACGCGGAGGACAGATTCCACGCTCCGAGAATGGTGCCATCCATGTCGGAGATGCCGAACCAGAGGCCGTGCTCGGGGACGTGCTCGGCGCGGCCGCGGAAGGGCAGCTCCCAGTCGCCGGCCTTGCTCCACGCGGAGCTCGCGGTGTCGAAGGAGTAGGTGCCGTTGGTCGTGGTGGATACCAGGAtgcgcgtgccgccgtcgccgtcgccggccaccgcgtaCCCGCAGATCATGCCGCGGGAGGAGCCTTCGAAGCCGGCGGCGTAGGCGTTCAcgcacggggacggcggcggcggcggcggcggcaggggttGCCAGAGGTAGTTGTCCCCTACCTCCCACTTGTCGGAGTCGGACTCGGCGGGATTATCCTCGAGGCGTACGAGCGCCTCGAAGCAGCCGGCGCCGTCGGGGAGGGGCGTCGTCTCCATGACGTACAggtcgtcgccgacggcggccgAGACGGGCATGAGCTTGGGCGCCGCGAGGGCGGGCAGCGTgcggacggcgcgcgcggcggggtcgtagaggacggcgcggccggtgtGGTCGATGCCGACGATGCTGCCGTCGTTCCTGCGCATGAACTCCATGCCCATGGCCGTCGCCGTGGTGCCCGGGGAGCAGAAGGCCATGGCGGGTGGAGGCAGGCGAgcgtcctccacctccaccgtcgCTCGCTCCGGTTTCGTTGCTAGTGGATGGCCATCGGGGTAGAAGAGATGTGATGGGTTGACTCGCCGTAGCCtgtgggagagggaggggccTGTAAAGCAGTGGTCAGCAATGTACAAGAATCGCCGGATCATCCTCTTCCCTGCTGCCaatggcggccgccggcggcgatggcgacggcgacggcggcggcggcgacgatggggaTCTTGGCTAGGTTTCCACCCGTACAAGGGCGTGAACGATTAGGAAAGGTATACTCATAGATTACTTACTCGTGGGCCGTATCCTAATCCAGCATCGCGTGTTTGGCCCACCACACtcgtgggccggcccggctGGAACGGGGCCTCGTAGCAACAGCTCTGACGCACGTGACCTCTCTTTCTCCTCGAGCGCAGCTGCGCAGGTCGACGACccgggctccgccgccgccgcctcgcctcgccgccggcgcgctcgctcgctcggCTGGTCCGCGTAGTGGGCTGCCTTCCATAGTCGGCTCTGGAGGAGTTTTGAGGGAGGGAGGCGCAGGCAtgggcgaggaagaagaagacccCGACTGGCTCCGCGCGTTCCAGGTAACCATctcttctcctccgcctcccgtgGCCGTGTGATGTGCCCTAGCTAAATCCTGCCAGGTCTCCGTGGGAATAAGGTCCATCCTGCCGAGCGGTTTCGATTTACCCATTTTTCTCTGTGGATTTAAGTTGAGAATTGAACTGAATTAGTGGGCGCGCTAATAAGTTTGATCTATGTCATTTCACAAAATGGCATTCCGTGTTGTGCTTCTAGGCTATGTGTTAAATATGCTTTGTGATGTTCGTGAGAATTTCGTGCTCTTTGATAATCCTTCGCACAACTCGATGCGAATTTTCGGTATTCAGAAAACGTTGTTTGTACATGTGTTTAACAACTTGTTTACTTGGTCTATGCCAATGGTTTTGCTAAACGGTCCCGCTATGGTATCGCCGATTCCTAGTTTAAACACAACGAACACATGTCTTGATTTTGGTTCCGATGTCCGATAGGCTCCGATGTGAGGCAGCAAGCATGTTCTGTATCTAGTACTTGTTACACTTTCTGTTCTTGGTACAACTTCTCTGGCTTTCCAAGATTGTGACTTGTTATTGGTGATAAtatcaccaattttattttgcatAATTTTTCGTAGCCACCAACTACATCGACGGTGATGCTTTCTTCGGGCTCCGATGATTCTCCTGAAAACAGTCCTACACGGACTACACCATCTGGAGAAGAACAAAAGGGGGAAAACAAGGCTAGTTCAGACCATGCAGGGGATGGAGATGCTGCTGCACTAAATAAGGGCAAAAAGGCAACACCTACTAGGAGGAAAACCCCTACTAGTCAAGAAGGTATCATtagtttactactccctccatcccaaaatataacaacatctAGCCTTCATAATTTGCCCTAAAATATAACTTCTTCTCCACATACATTCTCTTCTTAGCCAATCTCAACTTTCCACCATTCAAATCCCTTCCCACCTCCtcttctcaatcaatcacaacatTCCTCTATTTAATTCCACCATCTTTCTTAATGCCTGTATTCAACCCTAAAActcatattttgggacggagatagtaatatttattattttgttatgaCAAACTTCCAAACTAGTATCTCCTTTTTATTCACTTTCTGATCTATTTTCTCTTCATGGTTGCCTATAGATGCTTTCGACAAAGATGAGAAACCAACCATGGAATCAAATCAAGATAAGCCTCCAAAACGCTCGGTAACTACTATAATTCTTATTTTGTTCTTAATTGTTTAATCCCTGTTCGTGGTACCTCGCCATCTGGTTTCTAATTAGTTATGCTGCTGATATGTGATATGCCCATGTAAAAAGAACAATTTAAAAGATCTATAGATAGATTACGAGCTATCCAAGTTCGAATGAGGTTCAGCAGATTCCCTTTTTTTCTCAAGATGCTTTATTCCTGATGTCAACAATACTTCTTGAATCTTATCTTACAACTGTTCTACATTATTTGTTATTGATCGTCACATAATGCTACTGTTATATTTAATACTGACTTCATTGTACATATTACTTAGTTGCAAACACCAGGTCCACTCTTTTGTTAATTCTATGCCTAAATTTTTTGTACAGACTCCAAAGAAGAAGTTGGTTAAACCCCCATCTGGTTCTAATGCTTCAAAGGTTACTGGACCAAAAGCTGGTCCAGATCAAATAGATGGTAAGACTAATGAAAAGCTTTGGTTGCCTTTTAGTGAAAAGTCAGTTTATGAATTCTTAGTTTCAATGATTGATAATTATAGTCATGGTCATGCATAGATACCTTGGAACATCAAGAAGAGGGagttgctgaagaagaaatGCAGGATAAACTTACAGAGCACTCTGTAAGATGCCTCAACTTCCTTCTatttttaatctattttttcCTCCACACTACGGTTCCAGAACATTGAGAGCATTGACCCAAACAAGgagcaaagaaaacaaaattagaGCCCACATCTTACTGGGAATATCCCAACATGTGTCATTTTTGTTATTGCATTATATTGAACTAATGAAAGTTGGGTAAATCCTTTTAAGAAGGTATaggaaaatatgaaaataaacaTCATTTTGTAAATATTTATCAAGCTCCAACCGATTAGTTCTTTCCTTGATTACCGTAATTTTTGTAGAGCATGATGGCGTGTCTTGTTATTCCTTTAACTAGTTACGTCAATATGTCTGAGATATCTTATGGACTGTAAGCTCTTATGCGTTCCAGGTCTCCCAGAGGTTGCCATTAATCATTCCTGATAAAATTCAGCGTTCAAAGGTATGATAATTCTAACTGGCATTATCAATTAGAAACCATTGTTCTCATAAAAGGGTCAGTGTGTCAAATCATAAGTCCGGAATGCAATGAGCAACTCTGCTATCACCCCCCCCCTTTCCCATATTTTCTTCATGGAAAAATATCGGTCAACTTAACATTGGTGGAAAGAAATTGTACAATTAATAGAAATACCGCAGTGACAGAGCCATAAATGAGAAATGGTTGGGGCCCTTTTTAGTGCACCAGGAGTTAGAAGGAGTATAGGCTATATATATTAAAGAGCCATAGATCCTTGATAATCCACCAAAATGTGTTATATGTGCTAAAATGCAGTAAAATCAACATCTTGACCTCTGCAAGTATCATCTACCTGGAAGACTGGGAATCATGACTGACCCAATCAATGATAGTTTCCCTAAGTTTATAAATTATAATCCTATAATCCTTGTTCTGTTTATTTCTAGGCATTGATTGAATGCGATGGTGACTCGATAGACTTAAGTGGAGACGTTGGAGCTGTTGGGAGGATAATAATTTCAAACAGTCCTAACGGAAATCAGGAATTGTTATTGGACCTAAAAGGTACCAGCAAGTCGATTTCTTTAGTATCATTTATGTATTATGCACTTTGGTTTCTGACTAGGCAGGGTATTTTTACCAACAAGGGATTTGAAATTAATGTCCGTGTTATCTTACTACATGCACTATTCAAAATACTTTAcccatattattattatttttacttataTACTTACACAGGAACAATATACAAATCAACAATTGTTCCATCCAGGACATTTTGCGTTGTAAGTTACATTCAAACTTAAAGTACAGTTGTGCATTTGCCTTATTTGTTAGTATTGATCTTAAATCCTTGATGGACTGTCTCTTTTTCTCAGGTCAGTGTAGGACAAACAGAAGCGAAGGTTGTCGATGATAACATAAATCTCTTATGAGTATTTGACTTCTCCATAATTTTTAGTTTAGGCAGTTCTACTTTCTAGTATGTAGCGTGCTATTTTTGCTACTAAATCcgattaaaatatattattctGATGGATGTAGCTGCTTACCTTATTCAACCATTTTTCCCCTTTTGCAGATAGAGTCTATCATGGATGACTTTATTCAATTGGAACCCCAATCCAATTTATTTGAAGCAGAGACTATGATGGAAGGTTAGCATTCTTCTAGATGGTCTAATTAGAAATCTTCAGCCCATATATCCTACTGTTTCTGACCTATAAAGCTGAGCAGCAAACTGCGCGCCAATAAAAGCAGCACATCTTATCTTTCTTTAATGGAGCTATTAAGCAATGCATTGTCATTTGACAGTGTAGTCAGGAACAGTCATTCTGCATGAAGTGATGACTAATGACCCTATCATTTGATATGATGATAACATCTGCTGCAATGGTTATTTTCTAATACTCCAGGCATGTTATCTTTATAGGTACCCTTGATGGATTCACATTTGATTCTGACGAGGAGGGTGACAAGCTTCCTGAACCGCATGCTTCTCAAAACGATCAAAATAATGAAGATGGGGATCAACCTAAGgcaaaaaccaaaagaaaagcTGAGAAACCGGCAGTATGTTCTCTCCTACCCTTTTAATGATCCTATAAGCTTCTTTTCAGTTTCTTTTCTATTACCATTATGCCATCTCAGAATTTAAAACTGATGATGGCACATGTTAGTACAAACTGTATGAATACCTGATTCTTGAACTCCTGAAAGCGCATTACATTACCCTATATAAGTTTGAAACCCAATTGTGGATAGCTTTTCCGGAGGTTTTACTTATGTACTGAAGCACTTTGCCTGTTTTGTATCATGAAATTAAGGAACCATGCTATAAACTTTGCGACATATTATAGTTCCTCATGACAAAGTTTGCTTATTCTTGTGAAATGTAGGGGAAGGGACAGAAGAAGGCGAAGGTTGCAGGAAAGGCCACTAAGAAGGGTACAAGGAAAACCCAAACTACGAAGAgaacaaagaaggcgaagaaATAGACCTGTTGCGAAACCGGGACGCTACCAGTAAAGACTAGAGAATCCAACTCCAAATGGATCAGACTTGAGAAATTCCAAATGTTGTATGATCTGGGTTATCAGTGTAGCATAATGTACTTCTTTTAGGCGTAGAATGAAATTAGAAGGGATACACATGATTGCAAAATCCATTTTTATGTCTATGAACTCTCTGTCTATCCTCATTTGTATGTTGTATAACTATCAAATAGCCAAATTTGAAAAAGTCTGGATATCAAACACTTGCCATTCATCTTTAAAGTGATTCGAGCTATTTCACATGTGCAAATTGAAGCTCACTGGCAGCAAGAACATTCTGACCACTGTTGTTACTCCGTACTAGTATTATACATTTTGCTGTTCTGTTTTGGCAAGAAGTTGCATCCaatcttaggctgtgtttagtttagcgcaaagtttggattttggttgaagttGGAGATGATgcgactgaaaagttgtgtatgtatgacacgttgatgtgatggaaaaggactgaagtttggatccaaactttggctgtgtttagttcagcgcaaagtttggattttggttgaaattggagatgatgtgattgaaaagttgtatgtgtatgacaggttgatgtgatagaaaaggactgaagtttggatccaaactttggatctaaacacagcatttggatctaaacacagccttacggTTAAGGCTCATTGTTTTGTCTCAGACTCTCAAACATGATTGCTGGAGACCCAGAAGTAGATCGGGGTAGTCaacataaaaaacaaaaatggaagATGGTCAATTGGTCACTccataatatttttataaatcgacattttttattttggaaatagggataaagagggaaaaaaaaagcggCGTCCGCTTTTCCTGGATCGGGCTTCACTTAAAAAATCccatttttaaaagtaaaataGACGTTgcagggaaaaaaattaaaatagtcactttgtaaattatttttggaataattgaataaatttaaattatatattggCATTTTTGAACACCAAATATCCATTTAGCTCATTAACAACGGTATTCAGGTATAGTCAACATAAACACGGTtggcaaaataaaataaaatagtaaaGTGGGTCTAATTGATTTCTTGCGCTGAAACCTACTCATCCGGATTAGTTCAAAACTTAGCATTTTGCTCgcatttacgactaattattctttcggCGATAAACAACATATCTGTGAACAACGAAGTACCCgtggtgacttcatcaatctcaaaatatatcagCCTAGTCTTCGTAGAGGTGAGTGTGCACATCTTACGAACCCCCTACATATATTTCTGAATAATAATGAAAGAAATGGTCCCTTCATAGacgatatactccctctgtctctaaatataaggtattttgcttggatgtaacatattctagtccaacgaatctggacaggaagCTGTCCATCCATTATATTtaaggatagagggagtactgtTTTGGAAAGTAAAATCAAATTATAAATAAATACCCTTCAGAAAtatagagagggagagacgagagagagtgaaaaaaaaaacaaaaaaaaaagaagagcggCGTCCGCGTTTCCTGGCCTCGGTCGGGCTTTCCCACTGCAGCAGCGAAGCAAGTCAGTCCTCCTCCCTAGTAGTCGACCACTGTGTAAATGCAGCCGCAACACAAGGGAATTCCAAGGTTTCCCCCAACTCAACTCCCCTCCCCTTcgcttcccttcccttctctcctctcctctcctctcctcttctcccccccaaattcgccgccgcctcctctccccctctcctcctacccttccccgcggcggcggcgagaggcggcgcggtgcgtcccctcccctcccccgcactctgctggtgctggtgctgggCTGCCGTTGGGGGAGGCGGGAGATCCGC of the Oryza sativa Japonica Group chromosome 2, ASM3414082v1 genome contains:
- the LOC4328293 gene encoding uncharacterized protein, with translation MIRRFLYIADHCFTGPSLSHRLRRVNPSHLFYPDGHPLATKPERATVEVEDARLPPPAMAFCSPGTTATAMGMEFMRRNDGSIVGIDHTGRAVLYDPAARAVRTLPALAAPKLMPVSAAVGDDLYVMETTPLPDGAGCFEALVRLEDNPAESDSDKWEVGDNYLWQPLPPPPPPPSPCVNAYAAGFEGSSRGMICGYAVAGDGDGGTRILVSTTTNGTYSFDTASSAWSKAGDWELPFRGRAEHVPEHGLWFGISDMDGTILGAWNLSSAFQQPQPPVASLQVKGFSVESHSDDRRRRELEVYASQVVHLGGGKLCVAKMFSVDRRERGEINFAMLTGVEVVRGRGGKLRVVKHKSRRYNFGQDYTPVYLL
- the LOC4328294 gene encoding DNA-binding protein BIN4 isoform X1 encodes the protein MATATAAAATMGILARFPPVQGRERLGKLRRSTTRAPPPPPRLAAGALARSAGPRSGLPSIVGSGGVLREGGAGMGEEEEDPDWLRAFQPPTTSTVMLSSGSDDSPENSPTRTTPSGEEQKGENKASSDHAGDGDAAALNKGKKATPTRRKTPTSQEDAFDKDEKPTMESNQDKPPKRSTPKKKLVKPPSGSNASKVTGPKAGPDQIDDTLEHQEEGVAEEEMQDKLTEHSVSQRLPLIIPDKIQRSKALIECDGDSIDLSGDVGAVGRIIISNSPNGNQELLLDLKGTIYKSTIVPSRTFCVVSVGQTEAKIESIMDDFIQLEPQSNLFEAETMMEGTLDGFTFDSDEEGDKLPEPHASQNDQNNEDGDQPKAKTKRKAEKPAGKGQKKAKVAGKATKKGTRKTQTTKRTKKAKK
- the LOC4328294 gene encoding DNA-binding protein BIN4 isoform X2, yielding MGEEEEDPDWLRAFQPPTTSTVMLSSGSDDSPENSPTRTTPSGEEQKGENKASSDHAGDGDAAALNKGKKATPTRRKTPTSQEDAFDKDEKPTMESNQDKPPKRSTPKKKLVKPPSGSNASKVTGPKAGPDQIDDTLEHQEEGVAEEEMQDKLTEHSVSQRLPLIIPDKIQRSKALIECDGDSIDLSGDVGAVGRIIISNSPNGNQELLLDLKGTIYKSTIVPSRTFCVVSVGQTEAKIESIMDDFIQLEPQSNLFEAETMMEGTLDGFTFDSDEEGDKLPEPHASQNDQNNEDGDQPKAKTKRKAEKPAGKGQKKAKVAGKATKKGTRKTQTTKRTKKAKK